The proteins below are encoded in one region of Salvelinus namaycush isolate Seneca chromosome 32, SaNama_1.0, whole genome shotgun sequence:
- the rrm2b gene encoding ribonucleoside-diphosphate reductase subunit M2 B: MLRLWVEKRCDQTKHNTVNTSRSDFAALVLVVHEMDCSNLTNVLTESKDYQNSHKDADQQHSTEDEPLLRDNPRRFVIFPIQYPDIWRMYKQAQASFWTVEEVDLSKDLAHWDNLKPDEKHFISHILAFFAASDGIVTENLVQRFSQEVQLPEARSFYGFQILIENVHSEMYGMLINTYIRDSEEREHLFNAIQTMPCVRRKAEWAIQWISDTKSTFGERIVAFAAVEGIFFSGSFAAVYWLKKRGLMPGLTYSNELISRDEGLHCNFACLLYSYIVKKPSEDRVKDIITKAVSIEQEFLTEALPVDLIGINGVLMKQYIEFVADRLLQDLGLAKVYLTENPFDFMESISLEGKTNFFEKRVAEYQRYGVMSNTMNCDFTLDADF, encoded by the exons ATGTTACGCCTCTGGGTTGAGAAACGCTGTGACCAGACCAAACACAACACGGTGAACACTAGCAGGAGCGACTTCGCTGCTTTAGTGTTGGTTGTTCACGAAATGGACTGCTCAAATCTAACGAATGTACTCACAGAGTCCAAGGATTACCAG AACAGCCATAAAGACGCAGACCAGCAGCACAGCACAGAGGATGAGCCCTTACTCAGAGACAACCCCAGGCGTTTTGTCATCTTTCCAATCCAGTACCCTGACATCTGGAGGATGTACAAACAGGCCCAGGCCTCCTTCTGGACAGTGGAAGAG GTGGATCTATCTAAGGACCTGGCACACTGGGACAACTTGAAGCCTGATGAGAAACACTTCATCTCTCACATCTTAGCTTTCTTCGCTGCCAGCGACGGCATCGTCACCGAGAACCTT GTCCAGAGGTTTAGTCAAGAAGTGCAGCTTCCAGAGGCCCGATCCTTCTATGGGTTCCAGATCCTCATAGAGAACGTCCACTCTGAGATGTACGGCATGCTGATCAACACTTACATCAGGGACTCTGAGGAGAG GGAGCATTTGTTCAATGCCATCCAGACTATGCCGTGTGTGAGAAGGAAAGCAGAATGGGCCATCCAGTGGATCTCTGACACCAAATCCACCTTTG GGGAGCGGATCGTAGCGTTCGCTGCAGTGGAGGGCATCTTCTTCTCTGGGTCGTTTGCTGCTGTTTATTGGTTGAAGAAGAGAGGCCTGATGCCTGGGCTCACCTACTCCAACGAGCTCATCAGCAGAGACGAG GGCCTGCACTGTAACTTTGCCTGTCTGTTGTACAGCTACATAGTGAAGAAACCGTCAGAGGACAGGGTAAAGGACATTATCACCAAAGCTGTCAGCATTGAGCAG GAGTTTCTGACCGAGGCCTTACCTGTGGATCTGATTGGGATTAATGGTGTGCTGATGAAGCAGTACATTGAGTTTGTGGCAGACCGTTTACTCCAAGACCTGGGATTGGCCAAG GTCTATCTGACAGAAAACCCCTTTGACTTCATGGAGTCCATCTCACTGGAAGGGAAAACCAACTTCTTTGAGAAGCGTGTGGCTGAGTACCAGAGGTATGGAGTGATGTCGAACACCATGAACTGTGACTTCACCCTGGATGCAGACTTCTAG